In Falco cherrug isolate bFalChe1 chromosome 2, bFalChe1.pri, whole genome shotgun sequence, the following are encoded in one genomic region:
- the NDUFV3 gene encoding NADH dehydrogenase [ubiquinone] flavoprotein 3, mitochondrial isoform X2, translating to MILPFYTRHSHRASPTASPLRPPAGAKPHGSGPAHREGPEPPRRSRTVRAHVKMAAPSLLGCGRVATRKVLRLEARGLRGAAPSAALCTRPAGSGTPPTQTTAAAQPAPEEFDNSTYKNLQHHEYNIYTFADSVAVLSKFRQPQPSSGRPSPRH from the exons atgattctaccGTTCTATACTCGACACTCCCACCGGGCCTCGCCAACGGCGTCCCCGCTGCGGCCACCGGCAGGGGCAAAGCCCCACGGCTCAGGCCCCGCCCACCGGGAGGGCCCGGAGCCGCCCCGGCGTTCGCGCACCGTCCGGGCTCACGTCAAGATGGCGGCTCCCTCGCTGCTGGGCTGCGGCCGGGTGGCGACCCGCAAG GTGTTGCGGCTGGAGGCCCGGGGGCTGCGAGGGGCGGCCCCCAGCGCGGCGCTCTGCACCAGGCCGGCGGGCTCCGGGACGCCGCCAACGC agaccacagcagctgctcagcctgcTCCAGAAGAATTCGATAATTCTACCTACAAGAACCTTCAGCATCATGAATATAACATTTATACCTTTGCTGATTCTGTTGCAGTTCTCTCAAAATTCAGGCAGCCTCAGCCATCTTCTGGAAGACCATCACCAAGACACTGA
- the NDUFV3 gene encoding NADH dehydrogenase [ubiquinone] flavoprotein 3, mitochondrial isoform X1, with product MILPFYTRHSHRASPTASPLRPPAGAKPHGSGPAHREGPEPPRRSRTVRAHVKMAAPSLLGCGRVATRKVLRLEARGLRGAAPSAALCTRPAGSGTPPTHVVAPQGSTKLLATKAPAEFPKMLSSSALLLSANKGESISSTNLEEASEPSAEDMRVFMSRKTVVAFPQRVVSSLEEENVTTSATERDLRKELVEEETSSSSSSDSDSSSDSGEENDDDSEAAIKTKVEFPRRDSIFSENIAVKASMLARENLSQKSHQEYVAKKKTCRTETDVSPVKQVTFSKRSVSHEKPKSKARDPKVKSTPKEADRQKLVLEPRMTERQDLTDVTHKSDYLEEKSIGTQVAAIQLKASSVTQKDKKQKLVSRREEKQVKEAQESEAEVVAAPKPEKTSESTILVMGTTAKEETIQEAGVQAGERNTIEETTAAAQPAPEEFDNSTYKNLQHHEYNIYTFADSVAVLSKFRQPQPSSGRPSPRH from the exons atgattctaccGTTCTATACTCGACACTCCCACCGGGCCTCGCCAACGGCGTCCCCGCTGCGGCCACCGGCAGGGGCAAAGCCCCACGGCTCAGGCCCCGCCCACCGGGAGGGCCCGGAGCCGCCCCGGCGTTCGCGCACCGTCCGGGCTCACGTCAAGATGGCGGCTCCCTCGCTGCTGGGCTGCGGCCGGGTGGCGACCCGCAAG GTGTTGCGGCTGGAGGCCCGGGGGCTGCGAGGGGCGGCCCCCAGCGCGGCGCTCTGCACCAGGCCGGCGGGCTCCGGGACGCCGCCAACGC ATGTAGTGGCACCACAGGGAAGCACCAAACTGCTAGCCACCAAGGCACCAGCTGAATTTCCTAAAATGTTATCTTCTAGCGCTCTCCTTTTGTCTGCAAATAAAGGTGAGAGCATATCTAGTACTAACCTCGAGGAAGCTTCAGAACCTTCTGCTGAAGACATGAGGGTGTTCATGTCAAGAAAAACCGTGGTTGCATTTCCTCAGCGAGTTGTTTCTTCCCTTGAGGAGGAAAATGTCACTACATCAGCAACAGAAAGAGACTTGAGGAAAGAGTTAGTTGAGGAAGAAACTTCATCTTCATCCAGCTCAGATTCAGATTCTAGCTCAGAttctggggaagaaaatgaTGATGATTCAGAAGCTGCCATTAAAACCAAAGTTGAGTTTCCTAGACGGGATTCCATCTTTTCTGAGAACATCGCAGTAAAGGCATCAATGCTAGCAAGAGAGAACTTGTCCCAAAAATCCCACCAAGAATATGTAGCTAAGAAGAAGACATGCAGAACAGAAACTGATGTGTCTCCTGTCAAGCAGGTCACGTTTTCTAAAAGATCAGTCAGCCATGAAAAGCCAAAATCCAAAGCAAGAGACCCCAAAGTAAAATCAACTCCAAAAGAAGCGGATCGGCAGAAGCTGGTCTTAGAACCACGCATGACTGAAAGACAAGACCTGACGGATGTCACTCATAAATCTGATTATTTGGAGGAAAAGTCCATTGGAACCCAGGTAGCAGCTATTCAGCTGAAAGCTTCATCAGTGactcagaaagacaaaaagcaaaaactggtatccagaagagaagaaaaacaggtgaAGGAGGCACAGGAGTCAGAAGCAGAGGTAGTAGCTGCTCCTAAACCAGAAAAGACTTCTGAAAGCACAATATTGGTGATGGGCACTACAGCCAAGGAGGAGACCATTCAGGAAGCAGGAGTCCAGGCTGGAGAAAGAAACACAATAGAGG agaccacagcagctgctcagcctgcTCCAGAAGAATTCGATAATTCTACCTACAAGAACCTTCAGCATCATGAATATAACATTTATACCTTTGCTGATTCTGTTGCAGTTCTCTCAAAATTCAGGCAGCCTCAGCCATCTTCTGGAAGACCATCACCAAGACACTGA